In the Longimicrobium sp. genome, CGGTCAGCGGCGAATGATTGTACCTCCATCGACCGCGCGGCAATGTTCTCGTCGAGCCCGCCCCCTCTCGCATCCGCCGAACGCACGGACGCCCGCCAGGACTCGATGTCCTGACGGGCGCCCGTGCTCTACGCGATCACCGGCGTACCGGCGGCACTACTTACTTGGCGACGATGATCTGCTGCGTCTGCGTGTCGACGATCGCGATGCTGCCGCCGAACACCTGCGGGATGATGCTGTTCCCCTCGGCGTCCCGGGCGAGTTCGTCCATCAGAACCACGTGCTGAACCCCAAGCTGCTGCGCCATGCTGGTGCGCCGCTCCAGGTCCATCTGGTAGTCCTTGCGGTCGTACTTCATGATGGAGCCGGTCGCGGCATCGATCCCCCAGCCAACAATGCTGGCCAGGTTCAGCACGCTGACGACGTTGAACTCCTGGCTCAGCTCGAACGTGCGGTCCTGGTAGCCGGCCATGCGGAGGATGACGGTCTTGCCCGACAGGCTCCGCTTCACGGGAACGGTGATCGGCGTCTTGCCGACTTCGATCCCGTCGATGAGCACCGTGGCGCCGGCCGGGTTGGAGTTGAAGTTGATCGTGTCCTTGGTGCCGGTGAACAGCGTGGCGCAGGCATTCAGTGACAATGCAGTGAGGGGGACGAGGGCAAACATCATCTTCTTTCGCATGAACCATCTCCTGAGCGGGGGTAGCGTCGCGTGACCAACCGGTGGGTTCAGGCAAGCGAGCGCCGTGAACGGCGGGGCGTCGACGCCCCGACCAAGGCGAGCGTCGATGTACGCTTCGCCGGTATCGAGCCCCATACAGGGGGCGCGTATTGGGATTCGTGGGTGTTGGGTCGAGAACGAGCGGTTTGCAGGAGCTACGAGCACCAAGCGGGCGACAAACTATCGTCCCTCGGCCGCGTTGTCGAGTGGGGGCCCTGAACAGCCCACGGGACCAGCCGGAGCACGGTGCCGATCGCTGGCCGTGCGGCCGGCGGGCTACTGTTGCGGGGCGGACAACGAAAATTCGTTCGACGTGCGCTCGTCCTGCGGCAGCGGGGTGGCGAGCGGGGCACCTCGCCGTGATGGGATACCCCGTGCCAGACGGCAGCTAAAGCCGAGGCGACGACCATGTCATCGGCCGTAGGCCCGAGCGCATTCGGGAAGGCACGCGTTCGTCGAAGACTTGCATCTAGCGGGACTCCACCTTGTCTGATCGGACTATCCGTCGCTTCATGTCGAGTAGTCGGCTTCTACTCCGGCTCCTTTTACGGAGCGCCACTCCATCATCGCTCTTTGTCCCTTAGGGGTAAGGCTCCAAAAGAGACCCATCCCGCCACTTGTGCTCTTGGTATACTTAATCTGCACAAGCTGGTATGCCAT is a window encoding:
- a CDS encoding PEGA domain-containing protein, which codes for MRKKMMFALVPLTALSLNACATLFTGTKDTINFNSNPAGATVLIDGIEVGKTPITVPVKRSLSGKTVILRMAGYQDRTFELSQEFNVVSVLNLASIVGWGIDAATGSIMKYDRKDYQMDLERRTSMAQQLGVQHVVLMDELARDAEGNSIIPQVFGGSIAIVDTQTQQIIVAK